A genomic stretch from Kovacikia minuta CCNUW1 includes:
- a CDS encoding ATP-binding response regulator, translating into MISINRNSFGYWATTLTVALSVPLAFLGWQTSLFTANGFIPHGHCYLWKPGLVWMHVASDSLIAIAYIAISATLAYLVYKTRQEIPFHWMFLAFGSFIVACGSTHIMAVWTLWHPTYWLSGALKVLTAIASVTTAIILPCLVPQALALVESAKLSEERRSHLEAANHQLEAMNVQLQQVDQLKTQFFANVSHELRTPLALILGPIEKLLHTETLSQEQRRTLETVDRNACLLLKQVNDLLDVSKLEAGKMALNYTQVDLAQLVRLTAANFDGLAQEKQITLVIDALASLPAQLDATKAQRILLNLLSNAFKFTPSGGRIEVKLSLVDRPSPFVRYQSSLEDGQPPSPSLPGQWIQITISDTGKGIAPEFLPYIFERFSQGEGGTTRRFGGTGLGLAIAKEFVELQGGTIKVSNLPEAGAQFTVELPLMPPAGTRVAPSTIDLEQTEDIAHSLLEELRKVEPLDVPMLEQATEKPLVLVVEDNLEMNQFITTTLASEYRTATATNGQEGLAQAIALQPDLILSDVMMPYLSGDQFVEQVRTHSELETIPVVMLTAKVDDELRVQLLRQGAQDYLMKPFSVEELRARVGNLITVKRVRDLLQQELASQSHDLEVLVQEVSLRRQELQIALNTLQRQAEELAQANRLKDEFLAIVSHELRTPLNAILGWAESLRTRKFNEAITARALETIERNARLQTQLIENLLDISQLLRGKLRLSQSPVDLRGVVKAAVETVQMTATAKAIDLSVEIADVSPESSATNLSNFNVLGDRDRLRQIVENLLLNAIKFTPEGGQVQLKLAQVESREGSSLSPGSPPPVPFQAQIVVSDTGEGIQSEVLPYVFDCFRQADSSTTRKHGGLGLGLAIVQKLVELHQGNIWVESQGEGQGTTFTVCRTITGQLSPSPISILSGGQSFTTPYRRGGKQVQNGRDREPLHPLGFANSARTNEMVLNPRRRFRLFHFFLQDCRSDTT; encoded by the coding sequence ATGATCAGCATTAATCGAAATAGCTTTGGCTATTGGGCAACAACACTCACCGTTGCGCTCTCAGTGCCGTTAGCCTTTCTGGGGTGGCAGACCTCGTTATTTACCGCCAATGGTTTCATTCCCCACGGGCACTGTTATTTGTGGAAACCAGGGTTGGTGTGGATGCATGTTGCGTCAGACTCGCTGATTGCGATCGCCTATATTGCAATTTCGGCGACCCTGGCTTATCTGGTCTACAAAACACGCCAGGAAATTCCGTTTCACTGGATGTTTTTAGCGTTTGGTTCCTTTATTGTTGCCTGCGGAAGTACTCACATCATGGCAGTGTGGACCTTATGGCATCCAACCTATTGGCTTTCAGGAGCTTTGAAAGTTCTCACCGCGATCGCCTCTGTCACCACCGCAATCATTCTTCCCTGCCTCGTTCCCCAAGCTTTAGCCCTGGTAGAATCGGCTAAACTTTCTGAGGAACGGCGCTCTCACCTGGAAGCGGCTAACCACCAGCTAGAGGCAATGAATGTTCAACTCCAACAGGTTGATCAGCTCAAAACCCAGTTTTTTGCCAATGTTAGCCATGAGCTACGAACCCCCCTGGCGTTGATTCTGGGACCGATCGAAAAGTTGCTGCATACCGAAACCTTGAGCCAGGAGCAACGGCGCACCCTGGAAACCGTAGACCGCAATGCCTGCCTGTTGCTCAAGCAGGTGAATGATCTGCTGGATGTTTCCAAACTGGAAGCAGGTAAGATGGCTTTGAACTATACCCAGGTGGATTTGGCTCAACTGGTGCGCCTTACCGCTGCCAACTTTGATGGGCTGGCCCAGGAAAAACAAATTACCCTGGTGATCGATGCACTGGCATCGTTGCCTGCCCAGTTAGATGCAACAAAAGCCCAGCGAATCCTGTTGAACCTGCTCTCCAACGCCTTTAAATTTACCCCCAGCGGCGGACGGATTGAAGTGAAATTGTCGTTGGTCGATCGTCCTTCGCCCTTCGTCCGGTATCAATCGTCTTTAGAGGACGGTCAACCTCCATCCCCAAGTCTCCCTGGCCAATGGATTCAAATTACCATCAGCGACACCGGAAAAGGGATTGCCCCAGAATTTTTGCCGTATATTTTTGAGCGGTTCAGCCAGGGGGAAGGGGGAACAACCCGGCGGTTTGGGGGAACCGGATTAGGGTTAGCGATCGCGAAAGAATTTGTTGAGCTACAGGGTGGCACGATTAAGGTTAGCAACCTGCCTGAAGCGGGCGCACAGTTCACGGTTGAGTTACCTTTAATGCCACCAGCGGGAACCCGTGTTGCCCCATCGACGATTGACTTAGAACAGACGGAAGACATCGCCCATTCGCTGCTCGAAGAACTTCGGAAAGTCGAACCATTGGATGTTCCAATGCTAGAACAAGCTACTGAAAAGCCTTTAGTGCTGGTGGTAGAAGACAATCTGGAGATGAATCAGTTCATTACGACGACCCTGGCTTCTGAGTACCGGACTGCGACTGCCACCAATGGACAGGAGGGATTGGCGCAGGCGATCGCCCTCCAACCGGATTTGATTCTAAGTGATGTGATGATGCCGTACCTGAGTGGGGATCAATTCGTCGAACAGGTTCGCACCCATTCAGAGTTGGAAACCATCCCGGTGGTGATGTTAACTGCCAAGGTAGATGATGAACTGAGGGTGCAGTTGTTGCGCCAGGGTGCCCAGGACTACTTGATGAAACCCTTTTCAGTTGAGGAGCTACGGGCACGGGTTGGTAATTTAATTACCGTTAAGCGGGTGCGCGATTTGCTCCAGCAGGAACTTGCCAGCCAGAGCCATGATCTGGAAGTTTTGGTGCAGGAAGTCAGCCTGCGCCGCCAGGAATTACAAATTGCCCTGAATACACTTCAGCGTCAGGCGGAGGAACTGGCGCAGGCGAATCGGTTAAAGGATGAGTTTTTGGCGATCGTTTCCCATGAATTGCGTACCCCCCTCAACGCCATCCTGGGTTGGGCAGAGTCCCTGCGGACGCGCAAATTTAATGAAGCGATTACTGCCCGTGCCTTAGAAACGATCGAACGAAATGCCCGCTTACAAACCCAGTTAATTGAGAACTTACTTGATATTTCCCAATTGTTACGCGGCAAATTGCGGTTGAGCCAATCCCCGGTTGACCTGCGAGGGGTGGTTAAAGCCGCAGTGGAAACGGTGCAGATGACAGCGACAGCAAAAGCGATCGATTTAAGCGTTGAAATTGCGGACGTTAGTCCAGAAAGTTCAGCAACCAACCTTTCTAATTTCAATGTTTTGGGCGATCGCGATCGGTTGCGCCAAATCGTGGAAAACCTGCTCCTAAACGCGATCAAGTTCACGCCTGAAGGAGGGCAGGTGCAGCTGAAATTAGCGCAAGTCGAGAGTAGGGAGGGAAGCAGCCTCTCCCCAGGCTCCCCTCCCCCCGTGCCATTTCAGGCTCAAATTGTTGTTAGCGACACTGGCGAAGGTATCCAGTCAGAGGTTTTACCCTATGTCTTTGACTGTTTCCGGCAGGCAGACAGTTCCACCACCCGTAAACACGGAGGGCTGGGGCTAGGGTTGGCAATTGTGCAGAAATTGGTTGAATTACATCAAGGAAACATTTGGGTAGAGAGCCAGGGCGAGGGGCAGGGCACCACTTTCACCGTGTGTCGTACCATTACTGGTCAACTCAGCCCCTCCCCTATATCTATACTAAGCGGCGGCCAAAGTTTTACTACGCCTTACCGTAGAGGGGGGAAGCAAGTGCAGAATGGGCGCGATCGCGAACCTTTACATCCATTGGGGTTCGCCAACTCAGCCCGAACTAATGAGATGGTTCTAAACCCCAGAAGGAGATTCCGTTTGTTCCATTTCTTTCTTCAAGATTGCAGGTCTGATACAACCTGA
- a CDS encoding DUF4383 domain-containing protein: MDCHKYPSRLSTIRKREKSAFRTNSSTICGQRWVVFTSVDYDYDLGLFPTNLLHTVVHISVGILGIAIATSLGGAIVFNQKFARLYSDCVDGSISIYTYPI; this comes from the coding sequence GTGGACTGCCATAAATACCCCAGTCGATTATCTACCATTCGGAAGAGGGAGAAATCTGCCTTTAGAACGAATTCTAGTACGATTTGTGGGCAAAGGTGGGTTGTCTTTACTTCCGTTGACTATGACTATGATCTTGGTTTATTTCCTACCAATCTTTTACATACTGTGGTTCATATTTCCGTTGGTATTTTGGGAATTGCCATTGCTACAAGTTTAGGTGGCGCGATCGTGTTTAATCAGAAATTTGCCCGCTTATATTCTGATTGCGTTGATGGGTCTATTAGCATTTACACATATCCCATTTAG
- a CDS encoding DUF4118 domain-containing protein, with amino-acid sequence MAVHPTSIAILRGRTMTDRKKSVSVGKKFPGSTQLLSSGVALVSVAVALGIGLLLKPVIQPTPTTLFFVAVMISAWYGGLGPGMVATVLSTLAIDYCFIEPVHSLHNNEPGTLLRLGVFVLAALLVSGLNESRRIALRREQTLRQTGEAAQAEAQAEIRDRKQAELEREELFQQLAAERAQFEAVLRQLPEGVMIADAASVI; translated from the coding sequence ATGGCAGTCCACCCGACATCGATCGCAATCTTGCGGGGCAGAACGATGACCGATCGGAAGAAAAGCGTGAGCGTTGGGAAAAAATTTCCTGGAAGTACCCAACTGCTTTCCTCCGGTGTCGCGTTAGTTTCCGTTGCGGTGGCATTGGGGATAGGATTACTGCTTAAACCTGTCATCCAACCCACCCCGACCACATTGTTTTTTGTCGCTGTGATGATAAGTGCCTGGTACGGTGGACTGGGGCCGGGTATGGTAGCAACGGTTTTGTCTACCCTGGCGATCGACTACTGCTTCATTGAACCCGTCCATTCCCTGCACAACAATGAACCAGGAACCTTACTCCGGCTGGGGGTATTTGTGCTGGCTGCACTGCTGGTTAGCGGGTTGAATGAGTCTCGCCGGATTGCCCTCCGAAGAGAGCAAACCCTGCGGCAGACTGGCGAGGCAGCCCAAGCTGAAGCCCAGGCTGAAATTCGCGATCGCAAGCAAGCCGAACTGGAACGCGAGGAACTGTTCCAACAGCTTGCAGCGGAACGGGCTCAGTTTGAAGCAGTCTTACGCCAGCTGCCAGAAGGAGTGATGATTGCAGATGCAGCTTCGGTAATCTGA
- a CDS encoding response regulator, which translates to MIAFLLRQAGAQVTAVASANEALSSLPQFQPDLLLSDIGMPEVDGLYVDSAGENATARPGGKHPHDRPYRLCG; encoded by the coding sequence ATGATCGCCTTTTTACTGAGGCAGGCGGGTGCACAGGTAACAGCCGTTGCTTCAGCTAACGAAGCACTATCATCCCTGCCCCAATTCCAACCAGATTTGCTGCTGAGCGATATTGGGATGCCAGAAGTGGATGGGTTATATGTTGATTCAGCAGGTGAGAACGCTACCGCCCGACCAGGGGGAAAGCATCCCCACGATCGCCCTTACCGCCTATGCGGCTGA
- a CDS encoding response regulator, with the protein MGYMLIQQVRTLPPDQGESIPTIALTAYAAESDQQRALQAGFQRHITKPVDAQELVNPIVELMQET; encoded by the coding sequence ATGGGTTATATGTTGATTCAGCAGGTGAGAACGCTACCGCCCGACCAGGGGGAAAGCATCCCCACGATCGCCCTTACCGCCTATGCGGCTGAGAGCGATCAACAACGGGCATTGCAAGCGGGGTTTCAGCGCCACATTACCAAACCCGTTGACGCGCAAGAACTGGTTAACCCGATCGTAGAACTGATGCAGGAAACCTAA